The genomic stretch CCAAATTGAAAGTAATAGTTACCAGGACACAGAGATGATTCTTTTACCAAAACGCTTTCTCTTAAAAAAACTGGCAGCTACCACATCCACACACTGGACCAGACTTCGAACCGGACAGCAACGGAGTGTCGACTGCCCAGCAATAATAAAATTCCCTGACTTTTCCAGGACATCAATTTTGGGACCGACAAACTGTGTATAAACGAGTTAATTTTTCCAAGCCCTGGGCAATTGAGTCTAGTCTGTACTTGAGGCTGTAAAAAGCAAACTGTACTACGAAAATTTGATGGAAACTTATTCTAAATATTTTATGAAGCCAGATCTTCAAGCTTCAAGCACTGCAAAACCACTCAGTTAAAACATGCTACTCAAAAAATAGGTTTTCTACCTTATTTGCGGCTATTTTTACGAGTCGACTGATGTGACCTAGGAAATTTCACTGCGTTGCAACTCCTTTTTGAAATCGTATCATGTGAATCTAATTCGATGGCCTGGAAGATTTATGTCATACTTTTCCAGGCATTTGATTCACCCTACATATCACCGGATACCGGAGGAACCGCAAGCGACATACTAGTTAAAGTCGTCAAATCAGGTCACTCGACTCGCATAACAATGGTACTAAAGGAATCTTTCTCGATTTGCGTCTTGAAATCatataaaaacaaatgttagTTTAGCTGAATTGTTTCATCGATTTACTTCTCGATTTCCATTTTCTGTTCCTCTTTTCGCAACTTTGCGAGAATTTCCCTAACTTTAAAAAAACTTTCCAAAACTTGACTTTTCCAGGTTTTTCCTTGATTTTCCAGGAAATCGACACCCTGCAATTAGACTGGAACTTGGACCCAACTTTTTGTTCCGATGTTGAACACTATTCAGTACTATTGCCATGAATTTCTCAGCAACTGAATCCGAATTCTCCATTTCAAATTGAATTCACTCTCccatttcgaaattttctagttgattataattttgtttttagatAGATTTAGATCTCGACGCGTTATGCGATTCTGAGATATTTCGCATCGACTTATTTCATttggaaaaaatcacaagaaagttgtatgcaaagccacgaccgcaaggttgaagtagaatacttttacaagaaagataacccggctgcttgcgtgtcagtcattttttctagtaaataaacgttgaccgttaatTGGCAGTaaagtaatttctttttgtctgatattttgaatgaagttcattgaatatttttaaattttgtgcaaatgagacgttgaagtgctgccgaattgtaatatgcacatttaatacgacatcattaaacgggaacggaacaaaggctacggttatgcagaacgcgaatgccggcgcgatgcgattcgccttaccgtggtgaaatgtacagctcttttttaagcgaagtagagctatacatttcaacagatttcgtcttgccgaatcgcatcgcgccgttatttgcgttctgcatggccgtagccaaacactaagcgacgcaaacacgtaataataatcagagtatgcatgtagaggaagataattaactttgaattatagcgcaaaacgagaaaatattaactcttcaaataatcatttgtgttcttcaaatttcagttgttcaatttaatatccgatgaaatgtttgttcattatctgatgaagctcttatatgaccaaatgatgcattcccaatttactaggtccataactctgccgaccgtgcttgggaaagcgcggtataacgaacaatcagaggtcgaattttgtgttttgacaaggcttaagagttttcaatagtacaatagttcgaatgaaaaaattgcaatttcatgcatttggtaggaatcttagaagattttctaatcgattgctgcaaaaacgaaggaaatccatcggaaactaaccgatttattagcatttgaaatttttcccacttttttcagttttagattttcatttcacatccctatgtagccgaacttcctgagagaagtattctaattcaaaattaaatcttcattaattcatttgttgtccttattaggacaattgttcattttatcataggatgtagtgtttatcttacatctctgtgttaccttgatagtgaggactaaggcgcacggtcaacacaatgagaaaggtgttttcacattgaaaactagacacggcttgttggcaaatgcatctaccgctaataccaccgctatcatacgaaagcgcgtcgtttcatgtggagaATATcgaaacgaaaaatgacgcgcgtctaagcataacccgaactgtttcgccgtgctgctcccatttacctttacatcggcctcagggaagtaccggctgcatcttcATCTACcgttgaggctgtcactatactgctattggtaccaaaagctattaactcttcaaataagtgttttatttgttctcaaaagaacaattttttaattcaaaatcggatttacgcaatcgcatctctgtaatattaccgacaataatattcttctgaacaaaatgatacaactttcccattaggcctctgccataatagacgcgaaaagcgacgcgaaccgattcgctcggctgtaggttaatgtacagccatcagtagagctgtacattaacctacggccgagcgaatcggttcgcaccgcttttcgcgtctactatggcagaggccttagagaaagttgctggctgatgtattcacttcatgcaagcctgctgctgatgcttcccgctatcacattgaaacagcattttagtgaagggagtgtcgttgcatcagctgaccctgctactatcgatgctgatatacccgctgtaacagctacgctatgcatagccatggcacagttgtggccgctatacgctggcccaactgctgagcaactgcaacgctatccgtagccacgccacagttgtggccgctaaacgctgccattggtttccgctgtacctgcttttgcttgcccagctgctatcgatgcgatgctgagatccgcagaaactgctacgcttatccacagccatgccacagttgtggccgctatccgctatcgatggtacccattgctctgctcccgctgctgctaagggaagactgctgttgtcgctgttcagaactattatgagcggcttcgactaaaacaagctcttatatagggatgaaaataggaatgaattattttacgtacgtggtggaatgatatagctcatggctcagagcgatcatttgataagctccacctcttttttcagtttctaaagttttcctcagtttcgtagcacggatgcacaaaaatgatttcttgtcgagccggaccgatagcactctcttcgaagcaacaaaataacatgttttgtgtcgtgttgcgcagcttcgttgaagaaaatgttcccgtccccgtgtcgcatgtatgcagattattgcgttcagtagacagtagatagtgtatccagcgaataaacaccgatggtgttctcacacacgcaacggttttaacccgtatcttattgtggtttgtaacatcaagcgatttcgtttgctcgctgttgcgtgttgcatcatgttgcaacttggcagctgggggacgacgaaattctgtttatgctgattgattgaatcgacttcatattagctctgcatagtcggactaactgcttttgtgaatgcgtactaacagggcaatttattattcaatgtcggttatgctgatcgcagcctttgcgctgcccctacagtggggggtttactaaataaagtgaaagtaaaaattagacaactacaacagaattttattgcatcccgcacagaatgtctgcttgtgttgatgccagaaaattattaaccttcaattatttttctttgccttgaaaaaagcatgttgcggttcaaaatcggttgctaattacaacctttgagctgccctaacattgggggaactaagatacacggacaacatgcactgtggaagctatttcacattcagttaattagacgggtgcgacgaatttaaattgctaggatgcaacacaaaatgcttgcttgcgttgataaaaattattaactttcaatgacttgtttatttgccttcaaaaaggcattttgatttccgaaactggatttcctgatggcaatcatcatgctgccccaacacggggggaataatggctgtctggcgacacacgctgagaaaaaccgcgctgctcctgagacgtggtgaccaaccacagggctagtgctgctgctgaggaaggacgactgctgttgtcgctgtctgatgctacgctatgcatagccatgccacagttgtggccgctatacgctggcctaactgctgagcaactgcaacactatccgtagccatgccacagttgtggccgccattggtgtccagtgtaactgcatctgctggccctgctgctatcgatggtgggatccgctggaactgctacgcctatccacagccatgccacagttgtggccgctttccgctatcgatggtacccactgctcgctcccgctgctgctaagggaggactgctgtcgtcgctgttcagaactattatgagcggctccggctgaaacaggcacttatataggccaaatagcatgttttcaattgcaaggtatatgattctgtcgaccgtgcttgggaagcaagcatataacgaccaatcaggggtcgaatttttcgttttgacaagacttgactattttcaatagtacaatagcgtgaataataaaatcacaattatcttatttcgggaagaatcttagaagattttccaatctattgctgcaagaacgaaggaaatccattgaatactaactgatttattagcatttgaaattggacatatttttaacttttttcggttttagattttcatttcacatccctatgtagccgaacttcctgagagaagtattctacttcaaaaaggtcTGATCAAAATGACCAAGATGGTCAAAATAAGTGACAACAAACAAAGACAGACAACacaaaaagtggcaaaaattCAGGTCCTATTTTTCCGAATAAAGTGACATCAGTTACGTTTTGATGATATATATCAAATGATCGAAAACGACCCGCCAATGTAATATCAGTCGAATTTTTCCCCCAACTCCTGCAGCATTTGTAATGTACAATACGTTGCACCAGCAAAAAACCCTGAGCAAACAAATCCAGACTTAGTGAAGAGATTCCAGACTTTTTCCGATGGAGTTCAATTTCAAACGTGGGCGCTTTAAAGATTGAAACTTACCAATTCCGGTAGTTCCAGAATATTCGCcgcttctgttttttgtttcatctcAATATCTTCATGGTTGGCTGCTCGTTTTTGCTTTTTAGCCAGCTCTGGCAGCAAacctaaaattgaaaattaaaaacatcAGCTCAACGGTTTAGGAAACATTATTTACTTAATTTTACCTCCAGGTTTAGTTATCTTCCTAAACATTTCAGTAACCAAGCGCACTTTTAAATATTCCACAAATTTTCTTTTACAAAATTATTGTGCTGCCGGCTGCGGGTTTCTTTCGATCAGTGTTGCTAAAAATTGAAACTATTGAATGTATTGCCTTCCCGCATAATCATTAACCATAAAACATCCTCAACAACTAGTTCACGATATAGTCCTGACTGTATGGATTATGGTTAAACCATATGAATTATtagtttatggttattgattatgcaagttttcaattataaacccgcataatcaataaccataaaacgtgcctagcaactagttcgggatatggTCTCGACTGTATGAGGTATCGtgaaaccatatggattatcatccgtttatggttattgattatgcgggaatgCCTTTACCAATTTAGGTAAATAAAAGTTGTCTTTTTTTGCAACACTTCCAAGCAGATAGATGCACGAAAATGTCTCCTGTATCAAGAAGACCTCGCATGAGTTATATTTTCAACTCAAATAATACTGTGAATGGACCAATTCGATTGAAAAAAGTGACTTAGTATACTAAAAATAGGCGCAAGAACAACgttcttctttttctttctagAATCGGTCAAAGCGGGGATATCATCCAGAAAACTATGAAAATGCATGTGATATTCAGTTCAATGTTGATTCACCACTTATACAAAGAACCGTGAATTGCGAAATGAATCATCCGATTACTGCTGAGACTAACTACGATAGAACGGAATCCAACGATTGTTCGATTATTGACTCTACAAGTCCGTATATGTTTGACTGCTCAGATACAGGATCCGAACCAAGCAGTAAATCACAAGATAGCGATTTGCCATTTCAAAGTAGTGACGAACAGGAATACTTAACGGAGAGCGATTCTGAAGATGTACAAACGGTATCCACTCTACAAGcgttttaaaattaatatttacaatttcaattttttagatTGATTTAGGAGATGATGAACATTTTCATCCAGAGTTATCTATCACCAAAAGAGAGGTGttgttttcaatactgttccATCCAGAAACGATGTGTTTGAGTAAGCCACGCCTACTTTTAATGTATcgcgttttttgttgtttttgtttttgtttacgcGCTTCGCCCAGCTATAAAAAGGTAGCGCTCTGATTGCTGCGCAAGTTAGTTTTGTGTACGACTCCCATCAGTAAAGTGTAAGAGAATAATAAAGCTGTAGTTAAGTAACAGCAAGTGAATTCGATCCCGAAGAATCCTTGGAACCTAGGAGCATCCCAGTCAAAAGGTCCTTTTAAGGGCCAATTGAGTTGATTGATTCCACCGAGCGATTGCTTCCTATCCGCCAGTCCACCGAGATCCGAACATAAATTTGGCCCTTCGAACCGGATTGTAAAACAGATCAAATCCGGAGGAACAGAAATTCGCTTTGAAGCCGTCCGTGCATGATTGCACTGGTTGTTTAAAAGTGCGTTTCCGCAACCATCGTGTGTGCTAGAATTGGAACTTTCTAGAAGTGTTTGGGTGTACATTGCGTGTTATCGTGCGATTCGCGAGTAATAGAAAAGAACACTCTCGAACTTTCGTGCGTCCGTCGCGTGTTTTAACGTGTTCGCACATGTTTGTTCGTGTTTTGCGTGAGGTGAAAGTTAGTCTCTGAACATTTATTGGTTGTGCGTCCGTCGCGTACGGTCGTGTCGCAAGTGTCTCGCGTGTGTAACGTGCAATTTGCTTGCCCTTGTTGCGCGTGCGTCGTTTGTGTGAACTTTTGTGACTGGTAGTGCgcaagtgaaataaaaatgcCACTCGAACATTCACCGGTACCGACGCAGCAGAATGAAGATGAGCGGAGTAGTGAATTTCGAGGTTTCGAGAACAGTGATGACGATGTGGATAGCGCAAGAGCAACCTACTCGAAGGAGCTAGCTGCAGTTTTCCGTCAGCGTAGCCAAATCCAACAAAAAGTTATCCGAATACGAAACCTAATGCGAGAAGAAAGGAATATGGGATTGGCACAGCTGAATGTGATTAGTAAAAATTTAACAGCTGCATATACCGAGTTCAGTGGATTTCATAGTAAAGTGATGGCACTAATTGACGATGATGAAGTTTCCAAAGAAGATGAAGTATACCAAAGGTTTGAGGATTTGTACAATTTCGTGTCAATGACTACCGCAGATAGAATCCTTGCCGCTAAGACTAACACGACCGCTCAAGCCACGGTTGCTCCGCAAGTTATTATACAACAGCAACCCTTAAAGGCCCCAATACCCACATTCGATGGCAGTCACTCTACGTGGCCTGAATTTAAAGCCATTTTTCAGGATCTAATGGCAAAATCAGGAGATAGTGATGCTATTAAACTCTGTCACCTGGACAAAGCATTAATTGGATCTGCTGCTGGAGTATTGGACGCAAAGATACTCAGCGAAGGAAACCATAACCAGGCGTGGGCAGTGTTAACGGACAGGTACGAAAACGAAAGAGTGATTGTAGAGACACACATCCGAAGATTAATGAATCTGCACAAGATGTCATCTGAACCGTGCAAAGATCTACGAAACCTGTTGGATGAAGCAACACGCCATGTTGAAAGTTTACGTTTTCTCAATCAGCAGCTCACAGGAGTGTCTGAGCATATGGTCGTGTATCTGGTTGTCGGTGCTTTGGGTAAATCTACACGGAAGGCTTGGGAGACGAGCCTCAAGAAAGCGGAACTTCCGAAATACGATTCAACGATAACCTTCCTCAAATCAAGGTGCCAAGTGCTAGAAAACTGTGAAATAGCATCCCAACCTTCGCAACAGCAAACAAAACCTAAACAGGTTCTCACACCTGTTAAGATTCCTCCGCATAGAAGTTACACCGCTGTAACTAAACCGCACGAAACGAAACCTCCTGTAAATGCTTGCGTGTTTTGTAACGGCCAGCATTTGAATTTCCAGTGCAACAAATTGAACGACTTCTCCGCAGCTCAAAGATTAGAAAAAGTTAAGTTATCCGGAATTTGCTTCAACTGTCTCCGAAAGGGACATCGCTCCAAAGATTGCCCTTCTCCGAAAACGTGTCGAAAATGCCAGAAGCGACACCACACGCAACTACACGATGATGGTGAAATTGAAAATCGAACAGTGATTGCAAATTCTTCGATTCCGAATGAGCCCAAACAGTCAGTCGATGCTTCCAAGACAGTTAAGTCCGAGGAACAGTCAATTTCCACAACATGTTCCAGCAACTGTTCTAATTCCGCAAAAACAGTGCTACTTCTTACAGCAGTAGTTAACGTTTTCGACAAGAACAGCAAAACGCACCAATGTCGTGTGCTATTAGACAGTGGTTCCCAAGTGAACTTCATAACCGAACGAATGGCGAATTTACTGGATGTTCCGAAAAACGTGCTATGGTACCAATTACTGGAATCAACGCCCTACGAACGCTTGCGCGAGATAAAATAACTGTTCGTTTTTGTTCTCGACACGATGATTACCAAAACCAAATTGAATGTTTAATAACATCCAAAGGGACTGGAATCATACCGACTACGAAGATTGATGTTACACATTGGAATCTACCGAAAGGATTCGATTTAGCCGACCCTGATTTCCATACGCCATCCAAAGTAGATTTGCTCATTGGCGCAGTTATTTTTTGAACTGATGAAGCCTGGACACCTACACCTTGCTGAAAATTTACCTCGACTACAAGAAACACGCCTAGGATGGATTGTCGCCGGAGTAGTCGGAGAAGCTTCCTCAAGCGCGTTGCAGCATTCAAATATAGCTTCAATCGAGAAAATTGAGGATTGGATGCATCGTTTTTGGGAAATAGAAGATGTTCCCGAAGTAAGTACGTACTCAACTGAACAGCAATTATGCGAGGAGCATTTCGTGACAACCTGTAAATGAGATGAGAGTGGTAGATTCGTAGTTAAGCTTCCATTCAAATCGAACATTGCACAATTGGAAGATGGCCGTGAACTGGCTCTGAAACGATTCATGGCATTGGAGAAACGTCTACTACGCGATTCCAATCTACAAAAACAATATCAAGAATTTATCCAAGAATACGAATCTCTTCATCATTGCCACGAGATCATCGAAGCTGAAGATCCTCCGACTTTGCTGAAATATTATATGCCACACCATGCCGTTTTGCGACCATCTAGTAGTAGCACGAAGTGCAGAGTAGTCTTCGATGCTAGTGCGAAACCTTCCCCTTCGAAGCTATCATTGAACGACACCCTAATGGTTGGTCCAGTTGTGCAGAGCGACCTTTTCTCAGTCATGCTACGTTTCCGGAAATACAAGTACCTATTTTCAGCGGATATAACGAAAATGTATCGCCAAGTACTAGTTGCCCCGAAGGATAGATCTTTCCAGCGTATCTTCTGGAGGAATAGTCCGTCCGATCCATTACGGGTGTTGGAGCTTGATACGGTTACTTACGGTACGGCTTCTGCACCTTTCCAAGCCACGCGTTGCCTGGTTAAAGTCGCTGAAGATGAAGGCGATAAAATGCCTGCAGCATCTCGTGTTTTGAAGGAAGATTTTTATATGGATGATGCATTGTCTGGTGCTGATACCCTTACCGAAGCTGTTGAGATCCAAGGTCAGTTGCAGATGTTGCTGGCCAGAAGTGGCTTCGCCATTCATAAATGGTGTTCCAACTCGGAGTCATTCTTAGCAAAAATTCCCGAAGAGTGCCGAGACAAGAAAATGACCGTTATTGAATACGGAGCCAACGAAGTCATCAAGTTACTGGGATTGTTATGGGATCCTCGGAACGATACTTTTCTCATCGCAAATGCCAATCATCAGCAACGTGAATGTGTGACAAAAAGGGCCATTAATTCTGAAGTGGCTAGACTTTTCGACCCGATAGGTTTGATATCGCCGGTCGTCGTTGCAGCCAAGCTGCTCGTTCAACAGTTATGGAGAGCGAAACTCGGATGGGACGAACCAGTGGACAACGAAACTTATCAGAAATGGATAGAGCTCCAGAAGGATTTACCATCTTTGACTCACATCAAGGCTCCAAGGCGTGTAACAATAGACAACGCAGTATCCTTTTCGCTGCATGGGTTTGCAGATGCATCGAGCTCGTTGATGGTTCAGCTGAATTGCGCCTTCTAAGTAGTAAATCGAAGGTTGCACCCCTTCATGATCTTTCGATACCACGGAAGGAATTGTGTGCAGCACTGTTGCTCACACGATTGTTGACCAAAGTAGTTTCTGCCTTGAAGATGAAAATAAGAGAAATGGTCCTATGGTCTGACAGCACCATTGTGTTGTCTTGGATGCGAAAATCGCTTGACCAGCTTCAACAATTTGTACGCAACCGCATCAGCGAAATTCGTAACTACACCTCGGATTGCCAGTGGAGTTATATACGATCCCAATCGAACCCTGCAGATATTGTTTCACGAGGACAACTACCAGAGGTACTGAGCAAAACCAGCCTTTGGTGGAACGGACCCGAGTTCCTTTGTGACACCCAGTATCAGGCTGACATGCTGGAAGCTGTCCCAGATACGCTACTACCCGAGCTCAAAGTCATCGCAGCTACAGTTACGGTAAGAACAGAGCCATTTCCATTCCTATCCAAGCATAGTAACTTCCGCAAGCTTCAACGCATTATGGCGTATGTTCTGAGATTCATTCACAACTGCCGAAAAATGAATCGACTCGTCCGTGTGAAATCTTGTTACCTCACTATCAACGAACTTTGACTAGCAACTGAGGCCATAATAAGAGCCATACAACAGATGTATTTGGGTGACGAAATTAAACGTGTTCTATCCGGAAAACCATGCAAACGAATTGGAAACTTGAATCCTTTTTACAACGATGGTTTACTTCGTGTTGGAGGTAGGTTGGACAAATCATCTCTTCCGTTCGCAGCCAAGCATCAAATTATTTTGCCCAACAAAAATCCGACCACCAAAGCGATCATCCGTATGATGCATGTGGAACTATTGCATGTAGGACAGAGCGGCCTTCTCAATGCGCTACGCCAGCGATATTGGCTCCTCAATGCTCGTTCCGTGATTCGTCAAATAACTCGAAGTTGTGTTCACTGTTTCCGCACAAATCCGACAGATAGTTCGCAACTCATGGGTAATCTCCCTCAGTCGCGCGTTGTTCCACCTCCTTCATTCGCTGTAACTGGTGTAGACTATGCTGGTCCAGTCTGGATCAGGGAAGGTGGAAGACGTCCAAGATTAACGAAAGCATACATCGCTGTTTATGTGTGCATGTGCACGAAGGCGGTACATCTGGAAGCTGTTTCGAGCCTCACAACGGATGCTTTTTTAGCATCACTGAA from Wyeomyia smithii strain HCP4-BCI-WySm-NY-G18 chromosome 3, ASM2978416v1, whole genome shotgun sequence encodes the following:
- the LOC129731885 gene encoding uncharacterized protein LOC129731885; protein product: MSPVSRRPRMSYIFNSNNTVNGPIRLKKNRSKRGYHPENYENACDIQFNVDSPLIQRTVNCEMNHPITAETNYDRTESNDCSIIDSTSPYMFDCSDTGSEPSSKSQDSDLPFQSSDEQEYLTESDSEDVQTIDLGDDEHFHPELSITKREVLFSILFHPETMCLSKPRLLLMYRVFCCFCFCLRASPSYKKVAL